TTGCGGCGCTTGCGTCCCAAAGTCGAATTTTATGTAAAAAATACTTCACTAGCGCGCCTTTTAAACCGCGATCTAGCCCGCTTTCGCGCAAGTACTGATGATACAGATCCCATGCGTAGCGGATCGGCGTGTGCACATAGGCGATGTGAAGCTGCCCCTGATGAGTCAAAACTCCCTTTGCGACGGCATGCGAACTGGATAGCACGACGTCGTAGCCGCTTAGATCAAACTGCTCTATCGCAAGCGGAAATAGCGGCAGGTAGTTGCGGTATTTACTCTTCGCAAAGGGCAAATTCTGAATGAAACTCATATGGGCACGCTTGCCTTTTAGAATTTTATTCCGATCCGTATCGCTTAAAAAATCGATGAGACCGTAGATTTCAAAATCATCCCAAATATTGGTAAAACTCTCAACGCATTTCTCCGCACCAGCATAGGTACTGAACCAGTCGTGAATTAGGGCTTTTTTCATTTAAACTCCGCCGTATTTGCAAATCTAAACAATCGTATCAAATTTTTTCTCTTTAACGCAAACAAAAATATAAACATCGCCGCCGCCAAACAAAACGAATAGGCTTCGCCCGCCGCGCGGGATAAAAAAACGAAGCAAACGCTGCAAAAAAAATCCGTCCCGATATTGTAAAAATTTACGCTGTTTATAAATTTAGCTAGCTCGCGACTTAACGCAACGTATTTTAAGAAAAGAGATAAAAATAGACAAAACATTATGATAAATAGATCGTCCGATACGACTACCGCAAGCATTATAAATATCGAAAACAGGGTCAAAATTATTAAATTTACGCGAAGCATCTGCCGCTCTTTTCGCAATGCTTTAAAATATGAATTGGTAAGCAAAAGCGTCTTTCCTTCGCATAAAAATATAGCAAAAATTATCGGCATATAATGCAGCGCGTCCGCGTATTTTGGCAGCCACAGAGCAAGCAATATCTGCATCGGATACGCAAAAAGAAATAAAAATATAAATATGGCGGATAGTCCGTCGTCTAAAATTTTAAAAATTTCATTTTGCTCGTTAGCGCTTTTATTCCGCAAAATCGGAAACAAAATCGCCGAAAATGCGTTGATAAAAAATAGAGCGAAATTTAATAACGACAATACTAGCGAAATTTTTCCGAATACTATAACGCTAAATTTCCATGCGATCATCGATCTTGCTATAAAAATCAAAAATATATTACAAAGCGTAGAGATCGTTAATCTTATACCTATTCGCATATTTTTGAATATATAAAATAAGCTTTTTACGAAGGGGGTCGTTTTTGCCTTAAAAACGTCTCTGCATAAAAAACAAATATAAGCGAAAGATATAAATCTGGCAAAAATAAATGAAAATATCAAAAACCTAGCTTTATCAAAATCTACGAAATAAACGATTGCAATGGACGATAAAACAAAAATTCTCTCTATAAGTAAAACTACGATAGACTTTTTAATCTCATTTATGCTTTGCAAAAGATTATATAAAAACGATCTAGGCACCGTAATAGCGCCCGAAATAGCGATATATAAAAATAGTCTTTTATCGAATGAAAAGGTATAGACGGCAAAAAATATAATTAGGCATTCTAGGGCATATAAAATTTCCATAGCGTAAATTTGAGATTTTAAAGTTCGCTTTAAAATCGATTCAAACCGCCTGCCGCCGTATCTTAGATATATGCCGTCGGATAGCCCGAAATGCAAAAGCTCTACGTAATTTGCGAAAAATATAAACAGCTGATAATATCCGAAACTTTCTAAAGATAATAATTTAGGCAGTACTAAAATCGATACTACGGACGTAAAAGCGAAAAATATCTGCGCTAGCGCCATGTATGAAATTTTAGATATCAAATTCCGTCCTAAATCGTTTTTTGCATAAATTTAATCATTAAGAGACCTAGCTTTTTCGGGATCCACATCGCGCTGACCGTAAATATCCAAAATAGCGGATATTTCTTATAAATTTCATATAAATTGCGAAAGCAGTTTTCATTTCTAACCGCCGAAAGCCCGTTGCGTATCCGAATAATATTGGCGGGATAATAATATATTAAAAGTCTTTTCCTAAAAATTTCGGTTATAAATTTCGCATCGTAATTTTTCTCGATCAAACTTAACGTATCGTTTAAATTTATACCGAAAACTTTGGAAAAATTATAGTTTCCACTATTAAACTGCCTCGCCGCATAGATTTTATCAAATACGACTGCTTGCTTATCGGATAAAATTGCGCACGCTATATTCCAATATAGCTGTCCTAGATTGTTATTAGCTATCGTATTTAGGTCAATTTTATCAAATAGGCTTTTATTTACGATATTGGACGTTATAAAGGTTAAATTAGTATGCGCTTCTTGGATAAATTCCGCTTTAGCGCCGTCGTAAATTTTGAAATTCTTAAATTCTTGAAATTCCGCAGGGCTAGTCTCATCAGTAAAATTTTGAGCTTTTAAATGAACGATGCCGAATGCGGTTGGGGCATCCAGTATTTGCGCTAAATACAAAATCGTATCGTCAAATACCAAATCATCGTCGCCGAATATCCACACATATTTTCCGCGCGATAGCGAGATCGCTTTTTTAAAATTATTATCCGCGCCTATATTCTCATCGTTTTTTATATATTTTAGAAATTTATGCTTGGCGTATTTTTTTACAACGTCGCGAGTCTCATCCGTAGAAGCGTTATCTAAAATCAAAATTTCAACGTCATTTCGCCCGCTTTTACGCACGCTTTTGCATAGGCTATTTAGACTTATATCTAAAAATTTCGCCCTATTATAAGTAGGTATAGCGATGCTTAAAAGTATCTCATTCGTCAAAATTTATTCTTTCTTTCTCAAAGACCAGTGGACGATTTAGTACCTGAGTATAGATCGCGCCGACGTATTCGCCTATTATACCGATGAAAAATAAAATTCCGGACGAAACGAAGGAAAAAAGTATGATAAGAGGCGCTATGCCCACGCTCATCTCGTCCCAATATATGAGTTTTAGCACGAAATAAACGAGTCCCACCACTATGCTTAAAACGCCCGTTATCATACCTATGAAAGTCGCAAGCCTAAGAGGGACTTTGGAATTGCAGATTATGCCCAAAATCCCCATATCGTAAAGCGTGTATAAATTATTTTTGGTAACTCCGCGAATTCTTATAGGCTGATCGTAATGAATTTTAGCTACCTTATAGCCCGCTTCCGCAAGCATTCCGCGAAAAAACGGATACGGATCGTTCATCCGCCTAAGCGCCGCGATGACCTTTTTATCAAAAAGCCCGAAGCCAGTGAAATTCTTAAAAATTTCGATCTCGGAAAGTTTGGAGAGCAGCTCGTAGTAAAGCTCACGTATCTTAAACATAACGCCTTTCTCCTCGCTATCGCGCTTAATGGCAAGAACTAGATCATTGCCTTCTTGCCACTTTTCTATGAGCCCCGGTATCATCTCGGGCGGGTCTTGCAGATCTGCTACGATAGAGATCACGGCATCCCCTTCCGCCCCCAAAAGCGCATAGGTCGGGGATTTGATATGACCGAAGTTTCTAGAATTTACGATGATCTTTA
This genomic interval from Campylobacter concisus contains the following:
- a CDS encoding glycosyltransferase family 2 protein gives rise to the protein MTNEILLSIAIPTYNRAKFLDISLNSLCKSVRKSGRNDVEILILDNASTDETRDVVKKYAKHKFLKYIKNDENIGADNNFKKAISLSRGKYVWIFGDDDLVFDDTILYLAQILDAPTAFGIVHLKAQNFTDETSPAEFQEFKNFKIYDGAKAEFIQEAHTNLTFITSNIVNKSLFDKIDLNTIANNNLGQLYWNIACAILSDKQAVVFDKIYAARQFNSGNYNFSKVFGINLNDTLSLIEKNYDAKFITEIFRKRLLIYYYPANIIRIRNGLSAVRNENCFRNLYEIYKKYPLFWIFTVSAMWIPKKLGLLMIKFMQKTI
- a CDS encoding glycosyltransferase family 2 protein; amino-acid sequence: MKKISVVTACFNEEENVKEVYARVKKAMSQFPQYAYEHIFIDNASTDRTVEILKALAKNDKNLKIIVNSRNFGHIKSPTYALLGAEGDAVISIVADLQDPPEMIPGLIEKWQEGNDLVLAIKRDSEEKGVMFKIRELYYELLSKLSEIEIFKNFTGFGLFDKKVIAALRRMNDPYPFFRGMLAEAGYKVAKIHYDQPIRIRGVTKNNLYTLYDMGILGIICNSKVPLRLATFIGMITGVLSIVVGLVYFVLKLIYWDEMSVGIAPLIILFSFVSSGILFFIGIIGEYVGAIYTQVLNRPLVFEKERINFDE